One Vallitalea pronyensis genomic region harbors:
- the hisZ gene encoding ATP phosphoribosyltransferase regulatory subunit: protein MMIDRLLHTPEGVRDFNRNETSRKKELKDRIGSVFHRYGFRDIETPTFEYYDVFNHERGTVDIQLMYKFFDRDGNILALRPDITPSIARYVATHYKHDCDPLRLCYMGNTYRNNVSYQGKAREVTQAGVEFIGNASIDADAEVIALIINSLSMAGLKEFQIDLGQAGFFKGLAEEAGLDQKAEEELRTLIDEKNFIAVENLLNECRMTDDLKEVFLDLPKLFGSVDVIDKARQLTQNKIATSALDRLEMVYGILCDYGVEDYVSFDLGLVSHLNYYTGIIFRGYTYGTGVSIVDGGRYDTLLKQFGKDVPAIGFAIVVDELLLAMERQQIDLPTFTIDTLVLYSQETRKEAIQLSEEFRSKGMHVETGLLGESLEANIAYGKKQGVGGIMAFKSKEQVLLINLENMEQTEVAVSELFDRGDLS, encoded by the coding sequence ATGATGATTGATCGTCTATTACATACACCGGAGGGTGTGCGCGATTTTAACAGAAATGAAACATCAAGGAAAAAAGAGTTGAAAGATAGAATAGGTAGCGTATTCCATCGTTACGGCTTTAGAGATATAGAAACACCTACATTTGAATACTATGACGTATTTAATCATGAAAGAGGTACTGTGGATATTCAGTTAATGTACAAGTTCTTTGATCGTGATGGCAATATATTGGCTTTAAGGCCAGATATAACACCATCTATTGCCAGGTATGTAGCAACCCATTATAAACATGATTGTGACCCATTACGTCTGTGTTATATGGGGAATACATATCGAAACAATGTAAGTTATCAAGGTAAAGCTAGAGAAGTTACCCAAGCTGGCGTTGAATTTATTGGCAATGCCAGTATTGATGCAGATGCTGAAGTGATTGCACTGATTATTAACAGTTTAAGTATGGCAGGCTTAAAAGAATTTCAGATTGATCTTGGGCAAGCAGGTTTTTTCAAAGGTTTAGCAGAAGAAGCAGGCTTAGATCAAAAAGCTGAAGAAGAGCTTAGAACCCTAATTGATGAAAAAAACTTTATTGCAGTAGAAAATTTATTAAATGAATGTCGGATGACCGATGATCTTAAAGAAGTTTTCTTGGATTTACCTAAATTATTTGGATCAGTTGATGTCATCGACAAAGCCAGACAGCTGACACAAAATAAAATTGCCACTTCCGCATTGGACCGTTTAGAAATGGTATATGGTATTCTCTGCGATTATGGCGTTGAAGATTATGTATCTTTTGATCTTGGATTAGTGAGCCATCTTAACTATTATACAGGTATTATTTTTAGAGGTTACACGTATGGTACCGGTGTTTCCATTGTGGATGGAGGACGATATGATACCTTGTTGAAGCAATTTGGAAAAGATGTACCCGCCATTGGTTTTGCAATTGTGGTGGATGAATTGCTATTGGCTATGGAAAGACAACAAATAGACTTACCCACATTTACTATTGATACATTGGTACTCTATAGTCAGGAGACAAGAAAAGAAGCCATTCAGTTATCAGAAGAATTTCGTTCAAAAGGTATGCATGTAGAAACGGGTCTATTGGGCGAATCCTTAGAAGCAAATATAGCATATGGTAAGAAACAAGGTGTTGGAGGTATCATGGCTTTTAAATCTAAAGAACAGGTTTTACTTATTAATTTAGAAAACATGGAGCAAACAGAAGTAGCTGTAAGTGAATTATTTGATCGAGGTGACCTATCATGA
- the hisG gene encoding ATP phosphoribosyltransferase, producing MRYLTFALAKGRLAKKALALLEQIGITCDEMKSDTRKLIFTNEELKCRFFLAKASDVPTYVEYGAADIGVVGKDTILEEKKNLYEVLDLGFGKCRMIVAGPKEMKDVLEQGGAIRVATKYPNIAKDYFYNHKSQKAEIIKLNGSIELAPLVGLSEVIVDIVETGTTLKDNGLVVLEEICPLSARMVVNRVSMKMENERISQMIKGLRELTK from the coding sequence ATGAGATATTTAACTTTTGCCCTAGCCAAAGGAAGATTAGCCAAAAAGGCATTAGCACTATTAGAACAAATTGGTATCACATGTGATGAGATGAAAAGTGATACAAGAAAATTGATTTTTACCAATGAGGAACTAAAATGTCGGTTCTTTTTAGCCAAAGCCAGTGATGTACCTACTTATGTGGAGTACGGGGCAGCAGACATTGGTGTTGTGGGAAAAGACACCATACTTGAAGAGAAAAAGAATCTTTATGAAGTCTTAGATTTGGGCTTCGGGAAATGTAGAATGATTGTAGCTGGACCAAAAGAAATGAAAGATGTATTGGAACAAGGTGGTGCTATACGTGTTGCTACTAAGTATCCCAATATAGCTAAAGATTACTTCTATAATCATAAAAGTCAAAAAGCAGAAATCATTAAACTTAATGGCTCTATTGAGTTAGCACCTCTGGTAGGGCTTTCTGAAGTCATTGTGGACATCGTTGAAACAGGCACAACCTTAAAGGACAATGGACTTGTTGTATTAGAAGAAATATGCCCATTATCTGCTCGCATGGTGGTTAACCGTGTGAGTATGAAAATGGAAAATGAACGTATTAGTCAAATGATAAAAGGTTTACGCGAACTGACAAAATAA
- the hisD gene encoding histidinol dehydrogenase — MKYIRYNSCSDNELQELLQDRAPDQYQEYNKTVLDIIDNVKINGDNAVCQYTEKFDGAIIDSNTLQVTQDEIDSAYTQIDEELVGIIRKAKVRIEAYHTKQKQQSWFDSCETGSIMGQKITPIDVVGVYVPGGKAVYPSSVIMNIIPAKVAGVETITMTTPPDKNGLVNPLTLVAARECGVDAIYKVGGAQAIAALAFGTETIPQVDKIVGPGNIFVALAKKAVYGHVSIDSVAGPSEVLVIADETANAKYVAADLLSQAEHDELASSVLITNSEVLVEAVQKEIERQTDYLSRQTIINKSLDDYGAIILVNNMEEAIYLSNRIAPEHLEICTKEPFMLLPKIKHAGAIFLGAYSPEPLGDYMAGPNHVLPTNGTAKFFSPLSVDDFIKKSSIISFSREALSTLENDIVKFAEAEELTAHANAIKVRFEND, encoded by the coding sequence TTGAAATATATACGTTATAACAGTTGTTCAGATAATGAACTACAGGAATTATTGCAAGATCGAGCACCAGATCAGTATCAAGAGTATAACAAGACAGTACTTGACATCATTGATAACGTGAAAATAAATGGCGATAATGCCGTATGTCAATACACAGAAAAATTTGATGGTGCCATCATTGATTCTAACACACTACAAGTGACGCAAGATGAAATAGATAGTGCTTATACACAGATAGATGAAGAACTTGTTGGTATTATAAGAAAAGCTAAGGTAAGAATTGAAGCCTATCATACCAAACAGAAACAACAGAGTTGGTTTGATAGTTGTGAAACAGGGAGTATTATGGGACAAAAAATAACGCCCATCGATGTAGTAGGTGTCTATGTACCTGGTGGAAAAGCTGTTTACCCATCATCTGTTATCATGAACATTATACCTGCAAAAGTAGCAGGTGTTGAGACCATCACCATGACCACACCACCGGATAAAAACGGTTTGGTTAATCCCCTAACCTTGGTTGCTGCTCGTGAATGTGGTGTAGATGCCATATATAAAGTGGGAGGAGCTCAAGCTATAGCAGCTTTAGCTTTTGGGACAGAAACCATTCCTCAAGTAGATAAAATCGTAGGACCAGGCAATATATTTGTGGCTTTGGCTAAAAAAGCTGTTTATGGGCATGTGAGCATAGACTCTGTGGCTGGTCCCAGTGAGGTCCTTGTCATTGCAGATGAAACAGCCAATGCTAAATATGTAGCGGCTGATCTGTTATCACAGGCTGAGCATGATGAATTAGCATCTTCCGTATTGATTACCAATAGTGAGGTGTTGGTAGAAGCCGTACAGAAGGAAATAGAGCGACAAACCGATTACCTAAGTAGACAAACAATCATTAACAAGTCTTTAGATGATTATGGAGCGATTATTCTTGTGAATAATATGGAGGAAGCCATCTACTTAAGTAACAGGATTGCCCCAGAACATCTGGAAATATGTACAAAAGAACCCTTTATGCTTTTACCCAAAATTAAGCATGCAGGGGCTATCTTCTTAGGGGCATATAGTCCAGAACCCCTTGGCGACTATATGGCTGGACCCAACCATGTGTTGCCAACGAACGGAACAGCCAAATTCTTTTCCCCTCTAAGTGTGGATGATTTTATTAAGAAATCCAGTATTATTTCTTTTTCAAGAGAAGCACTCTCTACGTTAGAAAACGATATTGTCAAATTTGCAGAAGCAGAGGAGTTAACAGCTCATGCCAATGCTATAAAGGTGAGATTTGAAAATGATTAA
- the hisC gene encoding histidinol-phosphate transaminase — protein MIKTYMRKDLQNYSPYHAPEKPYEVKLDANENPYTHDPEVIQAMKDWIEDCEHMRRYPDTDCHRLKEAIAEFWKVGKDEVICGVGSDQLIESIAKVFIEPGDKVLMPAPSFSMYKLATTLNRGIAVEFSLDDDYQYPIDTIIQTYQEIQPKCVFLCTPNNPTGSSLAIKDIEKLLQVMTCPVVIDEAYGEFVDRTMIDQIDKYPNIIVLRTFSKAYGCAGLRVGYGIGSKEMIEALHLVLPPYHLNAFSQYMAKTILEKYGHYKDNVKAIVKEREALITALSTIDYVCKVYPSDANYILISVSRDDIVKQLEERKVLVRGYGATGALANCLRITVGTEKENKKLIEVMKTI, from the coding sequence ATGATTAAAACATATATGAGAAAAGATTTACAAAACTACAGTCCCTATCACGCGCCGGAAAAACCCTATGAGGTGAAGCTGGATGCTAATGAAAATCCTTATACACATGATCCTGAAGTGATTCAGGCTATGAAAGATTGGATTGAGGATTGCGAACATATGCGTCGTTACCCAGATACAGATTGTCATAGATTAAAAGAGGCTATTGCTGAGTTTTGGAAAGTGGGTAAAGATGAAGTCATCTGTGGTGTAGGCTCTGATCAACTCATTGAGAGTATTGCCAAGGTTTTTATTGAACCTGGTGATAAGGTGCTTATGCCAGCACCATCTTTTAGTATGTATAAGTTAGCAACAACGTTAAACCGGGGTATAGCTGTTGAATTTTCATTAGATGACGATTATCAGTATCCCATTGATACAATTATTCAGACTTATCAGGAGATCCAGCCAAAATGTGTGTTTCTATGTACGCCTAATAATCCCACAGGTTCATCTCTAGCCATAAAGGATATAGAAAAATTGCTTCAAGTGATGACATGTCCTGTTGTTATTGATGAAGCTTATGGGGAATTTGTGGATAGAACCATGATTGATCAGATAGACAAATACCCAAATATCATCGTCCTAAGAACATTTTCAAAAGCCTATGGTTGTGCAGGTCTTCGTGTAGGCTATGGCATTGGGTCAAAAGAAATGATTGAAGCCTTACACCTTGTTTTACCGCCTTATCACTTAAATGCTTTCAGCCAATATATGGCGAAGACTATTCTTGAAAAATATGGGCATTATAAAGACAATGTAAAAGCCATTGTTAAAGAACGAGAAGCATTAATTACAGCATTATCGACTATTGATTATGTGTGTAAAGTCTATCCCTCTGATGCCAATTACATTTTAATTAGCGTATCAAGGGACGATATTGTGAAGCAATTAGAGGAACGAAAGGTTTTAGTTAGAGGTTATGGTGCTACTGGTGCATTAGCGAATTGCTTACGTATTACAGTAGGTACGGAGAAGGAAAATAAAAAACTAATTGAAGTCATGAAAACCATATAA
- the hisB gene encoding imidazoleglycerol-phosphate dehydratase HisB, with protein MSRESKIRRKTNETDITFGLNIDGCGTYVVDTGIGFFDHMMTHIAKHGLFNLDITCTGDLQVDCHHTIEDIGIVFGQCIKEAVGDKHGIKRYGSAIIPMDETLVLCALDLSGRPYLNYDVTLTTPRLGEMDTEMVEEFFRAVAMHAEMNLHVKLLDGKNNHHIVEGIFKAFGNALDQATMVDERIKGALSTKGML; from the coding sequence ATGAGTCGTGAGAGTAAGATTAGGCGAAAAACCAATGAAACAGATATTACTTTTGGATTAAACATAGATGGCTGTGGGACATATGTTGTGGATACAGGCATTGGCTTTTTTGATCACATGATGACCCATATTGCTAAACATGGGTTATTCAATCTAGATATCACATGTACAGGCGATCTTCAAGTAGATTGTCATCATACCATTGAAGACATTGGTATTGTCTTTGGACAATGTATTAAAGAAGCTGTAGGTGATAAGCATGGTATCAAGCGCTATGGTTCTGCCATCATCCCTATGGATGAAACCTTGGTATTATGTGCACTTGATTTATCAGGGCGCCCTTATCTGAATTATGATGTCACACTAACAACGCCCCGATTAGGTGAAATGGACACGGAAATGGTTGAAGAATTCTTTCGGGCAGTGGCGATGCACGCTGAGATGAACTTACATGTTAAGTTACTGGATGGTAAGAATAACCATCATATTGTTGAAGGGATCTTCAAAGCTTTTGGCAATGCATTAGATCAAGCAACCATGGTCGATGAAAGGATTAAAGGTGCTTTATCGACAAAAGGTATGCTCTAA
- the hisH gene encoding imidazole glycerol phosphate synthase subunit HisH — MIGIIDYGMGNLGSISNALDYMHEKWVISSETAVLDKADKLILPGLGAFGDAIQLLKEKGLDDFIRTAVSQGKPLLGICLGMQLLFDTSTEHGQYEGLGILEGDIIKLDVPLKIPHMGWNKLAIKKREPLFRGLPDNSDVYFVHSYHLDTEADIVSATTTYGKEIQIAAQKDHVYALQFHPEKSGEIGLQIMKNFIDL; from the coding sequence ATGATTGGTATAATAGATTATGGTATGGGTAATTTGGGTAGTATCTCCAATGCTCTGGATTATATGCATGAAAAATGGGTGATATCATCTGAAACAGCAGTTCTTGATAAGGCGGATAAACTTATTTTACCAGGCTTAGGTGCTTTTGGAGATGCGATTCAGTTATTAAAAGAGAAAGGCTTAGATGATTTTATTCGTACAGCTGTTTCACAAGGAAAACCCCTATTAGGTATCTGTCTTGGTATGCAGCTATTATTTGATACATCAACAGAACATGGTCAATACGAAGGGCTTGGTATCTTAGAAGGAGATATTATTAAACTGGATGTACCTCTAAAAATACCCCATATGGGATGGAACAAACTGGCTATTAAGAAAAGAGAACCTCTATTTAGAGGCTTACCAGATAATAGTGATGTTTATTTTGTACATTCTTATCATCTGGATACAGAAGCCGATATCGTTAGCGCCACAACTACTTATGGAAAAGAGATTCAAATAGCTGCACAAAAAGACCATGTATATGCCTTACAATTTCATCCAGAAAAAAGTGGTGAAATTGGTTTACAGATAATGAAAAATTTTATTGACTTGTAA
- the hisA gene encoding 1-(5-phosphoribosyl)-5-[(5-phosphoribosylamino)methylideneamino]imidazole-4-carboxamide isomerase: protein MRLYPAIDIKSGKCVRLKQGKFNEQTIYANNPYDIAEKWADKGASYIHVVDLDGALDGVWTNKDAIEKIVKAVNIPVQTGGGIRTIRDIEERLSIGIDRVIIGTLAVKNPSFVKDAIEKFGSDKIVVGIDAKDGMVAINGWEEVSLMSALDLCQKMKGYGVKTIVYTDISKDGMLIGPNVAYTKYLIEETNLDIIASGGVSSIDDLKDVEKINAEGAIIGKALYTGAIDLEEAVSLFEK from the coding sequence ATGCGATTATACCCAGCAATTGATATAAAAAGTGGTAAATGTGTACGCTTGAAACAAGGAAAATTTAATGAACAAACCATTTATGCAAATAACCCCTATGACATAGCTGAAAAATGGGCTGATAAGGGAGCATCTTATATTCATGTTGTGGATTTGGATGGTGCATTAGATGGCGTATGGACCAATAAAGATGCCATTGAGAAGATTGTAAAAGCTGTTAATATTCCTGTTCAAACAGGTGGTGGTATTCGTACCATAAGGGATATTGAAGAACGACTTAGCATAGGTATTGATCGCGTTATTATTGGTACCTTGGCAGTTAAGAATCCAAGTTTTGTGAAAGACGCCATCGAAAAATTTGGTAGTGACAAAATTGTCGTTGGCATCGATGCAAAAGACGGCATGGTAGCCATTAACGGATGGGAAGAAGTCAGTCTTATGTCAGCATTAGACTTATGTCAAAAAATGAAAGGATATGGCGTGAAAACCATTGTCTATACGGATATTTCCAAAGACGGTATGTTAATCGGTCCTAACGTGGCATATACGAAGTATCTCATTGAAGAAACGAACCTAGATATTATAGCTTCTGGAGGTGTTTCGTCCATTGATGACTTAAAAGATGTGGAAAAAATCAATGCAGAAGGGGCCATTATAGGAAAAGCCTTGTATACAGGGGCTATTGACTTAGAAGAAGCTGTATCATTATTTGAAAAATAG
- the hisIE gene encoding bifunctional phosphoribosyl-AMP cyclohydrolase/phosphoribosyl-ATP diphosphatase HisIE codes for MDFNNLKLNKNGLIPVVTQDIDSNEVLMVAYMNKEAFDKTLETKKVHYYSRSRQCLWLKGETSGHYQTLKHMALDCDEDTLLVKVQQEGVACHTGAYSCFYKEIDLETKNMVEMGDRTKPKSESVLSIFEEVYNIILDRKKNPKEGSYTNYLFDKGIDKILKKVGEETAEVIIGSKNEGNEEVIYEVSDLIYHLSVLMVEKDVTWDDICNELGKRR; via the coding sequence ATGGATTTTAACAACCTGAAATTGAACAAAAACGGGCTCATACCTGTGGTTACTCAGGATATAGATAGCAATGAAGTGCTGATGGTAGCCTATATGAATAAAGAAGCTTTTGATAAGACTTTAGAAACGAAGAAAGTACACTACTACAGTCGAAGCCGTCAATGTTTGTGGCTAAAAGGTGAGACCTCAGGCCATTATCAGACATTAAAGCATATGGCATTAGATTGTGATGAAGATACACTCCTTGTGAAAGTTCAGCAAGAAGGTGTAGCTTGTCATACAGGCGCTTATTCTTGCTTCTATAAAGAAATTGATTTAGAAACAAAGAATATGGTAGAAATGGGAGACAGAACTAAACCCAAGTCTGAAAGTGTATTATCCATATTTGAAGAAGTCTACAACATTATCTTAGATAGGAAAAAAAATCCCAAAGAAGGCTCTTATACCAACTATCTTTTTGATAAAGGGATTGATAAAATATTGAAAAAGGTTGGCGAAGAAACAGCTGAAGTAATCATTGGTTCTAAGAATGAAGGTAATGAAGAGGTAATCTATGAAGTATCAGACCTTATCTATCACTTATCGGTATTAATGGTCGAAAAAGATGTCACATGGGATGATATCTGTAATGAACTGGGTAAAAGACGCTAA
- a CDS encoding helix-turn-helix domain-containing protein: MYYNHEFHDINHLVPHFLHVADRYCDHNWYVQNVARDFHNFLLIISGEGIAWSNHQTIKLLPGMLIYHAPGETYGYTTSQSNLMHCFGVNFQIAQTTFSDATWVTKNIHRLPFNNISHLSHSGILRKYFKDLTTVWEEGKNHYILKCKSIFLNILYELHNQLLIQEKGKDKENIRKIEDVLIHIRKNYNTSLTLNHLASLMDFNPKYFGSFFKKHTGYTPIEYVNKVRIEKAEEYLGIGYNITETSQLVGFNDPFYFSKVFKKIKGITPRDYAKTPVHFC, encoded by the coding sequence ATGTATTATAACCATGAATTTCATGACATCAACCATTTGGTACCTCACTTCCTACATGTAGCCGATAGGTACTGTGATCACAATTGGTATGTTCAAAATGTGGCTCGGGATTTCCATAATTTTTTATTAATTATCTCTGGAGAAGGTATTGCATGGTCAAATCATCAAACCATTAAACTCTTGCCTGGTATGCTTATCTACCATGCTCCTGGTGAAACATATGGTTATACAACAAGCCAATCAAATTTGATGCACTGCTTTGGTGTTAACTTCCAAATTGCACAAACTACATTTTCTGATGCCACATGGGTGACTAAAAACATCCATCGACTGCCTTTTAACAACATATCACACCTATCCCATTCAGGCATCCTACGGAAGTATTTTAAAGACCTTACAACAGTATGGGAAGAAGGTAAAAACCATTATATTCTTAAATGTAAAAGTATTTTCCTTAACATTTTATACGAATTACATAACCAGCTACTCATACAAGAAAAAGGCAAAGATAAAGAAAATATTAGAAAGATTGAAGATGTACTAATCCATATACGAAAAAACTACAATACCTCGTTGACACTTAACCATCTGGCATCCTTAATGGATTTTAATCCAAAATACTTTGGAAGTTTCTTTAAAAAGCATACGGGCTATACCCCCATTGAATATGTAAATAAAGTCAGAATAGAAAAAGCAGAAGAATACCTAGGTATTGGTTATAACATTACAGAAACCTCTCAATTAGTGGGCTTCAACGACCCCTTTTATTTTAGTAAAGTCTTTAAAAAAATCAAAGGTATAACCCCTAGGGACTATGCCAAAACACCCGTACATTTTTGTTAA